AATAATGTATATTATATTTTTTTAGGTAAAAAAATTATGATTAGATTTTTGCAAATAAATAAGTATTTTGACCAAATACTAATATATTGTATTCTGATAATATTTTGACCAAAAATAAGTTTAGAATTTTAATATGAAGCTACTAACCTTAATTTTTTCGAGTCTTATAGTTTACTTTAAATATAGTTGGATAGATTATACATAAATGAAAAAAACTTCACCTTAATATTTTTAAAAAGTAAGCTATTGTTATATATTTATACTATTTGATATTTTATAATTGAAGTATTAGAATATCAAAAAAAAAATCAATTTGGTTCAATATATATATAACTTATTTAAATAATATATTATAATGATTATGTATAGATAAAAAAAATATTAATAAACAAAATGAGGCTTTATACTATTTGATAATTTATAGCATTAGAATATAAAAAAAAATTCAGTTTGGTTCAATATATATATATATATAAAGAATATATTATAATGATTACGTATAGATAAAAAACATATGAATCAAATAAACGTTAGAGATTTGATTTTCAATTGGTTTACTATATTTCTGCAATCTAATTAATACATATGACTGTCATAACTTTTTTTGCAGGTAAATATTGTTTACATATTTGCAAAATTTTCTACAGAATAGATTATATTTTAGTTTACTTTCAAAATTTCCTAGTATGTGATACAAACGAACTGGTTGGTTACTCAAACCGTACAATTTAAATACATAATGACCGAAACAGAACCTGTTCAAACCAAAAAAAAAAAAGAACATGTTGTCTACCTTATACCAAAATTATATTTGTGTTATAAATTAAGCATTGAAATGATCATCCACTTCTTTACCAAACTCAAGCACTATGATCATCCACTCCTTTACCAACTCAAGCACTATGATCATCTACTCATCAAGCATTATGATCACCCACTCATTTACCAAATTAAGCACCATCTTTGTTATTTTATGTATTGTTGTTCACTATAAATACCATCACTCATCTCACTCTTTTGTACACCAAAAACAAGAACAAGAGTTTATAATCAAAGAACCATTACATCTTCTTCTTCTTCCTTATAATAAACTCTCTCCCTTATACTAGTGTTATTTGCTTCCTACGGGTATTAAATTCTACTCTTATTTAAATTTCTCGATACTATAAATTATAAGTTATTTCATAACACCAATCATTTTTTTCTTTCTAAATTGGGCCTTTTTGTATATTTTATAAAGTTTGTCCTTTCTCGCAGATAAATAGAAAAGTAAAAGGGTCGATTTTTAATTACCTGAAAACTATCCGGTGCTCGTTTTTTTTTTTTTTTTTTAACTTTACCGGCAGCGTCTCGTTCAACGCTCGACGTCGTTTTAAGTCTCCCACTTTCCCTGCAAGTCTCGGCGATGCCGATGTTGCTCTTCTTCGCACGTCTGTGCTGACACAGTTGTAACTCCACTCGAAACGACGGAGAAAATCTGAACTCGAGAGGGTTCGATTTCGTACTCTCCATCTTGGTTTCTGTTTTCTTATTCTAATTTTTTGGTTTTTGCAAGTTCTTAATTCGAGACCAAACTAGGAGTAAGTTGAAGTGATGTCTGGTTCGATCTTGGACCGCTTGTGTTGTTGTTTTTGTCGGGTGATCCATGTTCGTGTTATAGTGTCCTTCTATCTGAAATTAGCAAATCTCTAAACTTCTGCTTGGTTGTCATCAGCCCTTGGTCTAATCAAGTTGTTTCTGTTCAATCCCATCTGCTTGACAGGTGTTGAGTCGATCATGGTGTCTCCTTGACCGTCATCCTTTCTTTAACTCATATATGTCAAGAGTTTATCAAGAAACCAGCTCCTCCTTTTTTAGATAGCCTCTATGTTTATGACTTCCTTCACATGAATAAACCTGGAATAAAATGGATCAAGCGTAAGTGTTTTTAGTTTTGGATGAGATGGATGTTGAAGGCGTCGCTATAGATCTTCTATCAAGAAATGGTGCCAATGTTGATGAGCCTTGTGAGGCGAGCACGAGTGGAAATGCTACTAGCAGCACCTTAGAGAACTTCGCAACTGTTGGCGAGCCCATAAACGGGATGGAGTTCGAGTCCAAGGAGGCTGCTTACTATTTCTACAGAGAATACGCAAGATCAGTGGGATTTGGCATCACGATAAAAGCCAGCCGTCGCTCAAAGAGATCAGGAAAGTTCATCGATGTCAAAATAGCGTGTTCGAGATTCGGAACCAAGCGCGAGTCCACCGCGGCTATAGTAAACCCGCGGTCATGTCCGAAGACGGGTTGCAAAGCTGGTCTGCATATGAAGAGGAAAGAAGACGAGAAATGGGTTATAGTTAGTTTCGTAAAAGAACATAACCATGAGATCTCTCCTGATGATTATTACGCCAGTGTGAGGGGAAAGAACAAGCCTCCCGTTGGTGCGTCAGCACATCAAAAGAAAGGTCTTCAGTTAGCTCTAGAAGAAGACGACTTCAAGCTAATGCTCGAGCGTTTCGCGGAGATGCAATCTAAGCAGCCTGGTTTCTTCTACGCGGTGGATTTCGACTCTGAGAAACGTATTAGAAACGTGTTCTGGCTCGACGTGAAGGCTAAGCAAGACTATTACAGTTTCTCTGATGCTGTTCACTTCGACACGTTTTACGTTAGGAGCGGGTACAGAGTCCCGTTCGCTCCTTTCGTCGGGGTTAACCATCACCGTCGATATGCGCTGCTTGGATGTGCGTTGATAGGAGAAGAGAGCGAGTCAGCTTACTCGTGGCTGTTTCGGACGTGGCGTAAAGCAGTGGGAGGAGGTCAAGCTCCTGGAGTGATGATAACGGATCAGGATAAGGTTCTAAGCGACGTCGTTGCCGAAGTGTTTCCAACTGCTCGCCACTGTTTCTCTTTGTGGAGTGTGGTGAGTAAAGTTCCAGAGATGGTGAATCCTTTAGATGATGGTTTCACGGAGTGTTTTAGAGACTGCGTGGACGGAGCTTGGACAGATGAGCAGTTCGAAAGGAGCTGGTCAGAGATGGTTGGTAAGTTTGAGCTTAACGAGAACGAGTGGCTCCACTCGCTGTTTAGAGATCGGAAGAAGTGGGTGCCACGTTATTTCCACGGTCTTTCTTTCGCTGGATTGTCTGGACCTGAGAGATCTGGAAGCGTCGTCTCTCATTTCGACAAGTATATGAACTCAGAAGCTACATTTAATGAATTCTTTGAACTCTACACGAAGTTTCTGCAGTATCGTTACGATGTGGAAGCAAAAGATGATCTTGATTCTCAGAGCAAAGAGCCTACGCTGAGATCTTCTTTAGCTTTCGAGAAACAGCTTTCGTTGATCTACACAGACGCTGCTTTTAAGAAGTTCCAAACCGAGGTGCTGGGAGTTGTCTCTTGTCAACTCCAGAAAGAAAGAGAAGATGAGACTACAGCTATATTCCGCGTTGAGGATTTTGAAAAACGCCGAAACTTTTTCGTTTCTGTGAAGAAAGAGGTGTTGGATGTCTGCTGCTCTTGTTATTTATTCGAGTACCAGGGGTTCCTCTGCAAGCATGCGATGCTCGTACTTCAAAACTCCGACGTTTCCTGCGTTCCATCTCAGTATATATTGAAGCGCTGGTCAAAGAAGGGTAACAACAGAGAAGAAAAACACGAAGAAGGTGCCGCTGTAGATAACCGTATGTCACGTTTTGATGATCTTTGTAAGCGCTTTGTCAAGCTTGGAGAAGTTGCGTCTTTATCAGATGAAGCCTACAAGACTGCTTTGCAGTTTTTGGGAAAAAACTTGAAGAGATGCGTTAGGCTGAATAATTCTTCCAAGTTTCCCTCAGAGCCAGGCTTAGAAAATGAAGGTACGTTGGACTGTGCATCGAAACTGTCCAGGAAAAAGAAAACTCAGAAGAAAAGAAAGGTGATTATTAGACTGATGCTCAATTTTATGAGATTATTTGTAGTTTGCTAGCCCCAGAAGAAGGATCTGATGGGTTTCTGTTGTTGTTAAAAGGCATATAATGGACCAGAGGATGTAACAAACGGGTCAGAAGAACTCCGCCAAGAACCTGTAAGTAATCTGATTTGTTACTTAACGCTTAGTTCTTCGATGCATCTTTGTGCAATCAGTTTTACTTTTAGGCTCTTATGATGTGTAGGAACAAGTTAGCTCCAGAGCTCCCACCTTTGAGAACTGTTACATTCCTCAAGCAGCAGATATGGAAGCAACGGAACTAGGCTCCCGTGCAGCACCTCTTGGGATGTATTATTCGACTCAACAGACTATTGGAGTGGGTTTAATTGTACATCTGTAACGTTATTATTTCTTGTTGTTTTATACTGAACACTATGTATTTTCTTGATATTCTCGCAGTTCTCATCGGTTTCTTCCGTCCAGGATGGTTACTACTACGGACATCCGGCAACCATACAAGCAATGGTGCAATGCTTTATCTATCTCTCCTTTAGTTTCTTGAGTTTTTCTTATATAATTTTAATAGCTTGAAATTGTCCGATGAGGTTTTTTAGCAGCTAAAAATGAAGGTTGGCGCTGATATTCGTATTATGTGTGGTTTAGGGAAACTTGCATTCAGTTCATGGACGGATGAATCAGTATGAGACACAACCAAGCATCCAAGGAGCTGTGAGTTGATGTTTTTGTATACTTTCTATCTTTCTCTTCTTCCAGAGTTAAATTGGCTTTAAAAAAGGATGATGTTTGTCTTTTTGGGATGGTCTAGTTTCAGGGACAGAGCGCTATCCGTGGCTGCTATGACATGGAAGAAACTCTGCAGGACATGGTAGGTACCCATACTCTTGTTAAAAATAGCCAAGAAGTAGAGATAACTCCAATT
This genomic interval from Brassica oleracea var. oleracea cultivar TO1000 chromosome C2, BOL, whole genome shotgun sequence contains the following:
- the LOC106327846 gene encoding protein FAR1-RELATED SEQUENCE 2-like — its product is MDVEGVAIDLLSRNGANVDEPCEASTSGNATSSTLENFATVGEPINGMEFESKEAAYYFYREYARSVGFGITIKASRRSKRSGKFIDVKIACSRFGTKRESTAAIVNPRSCPKTGCKAGLHMKRKEDEKWVIVSFVKEHNHEISPDDYYASVRGKNKPPVGASAHQKKGLQLALEEDDFKLMLERFAEMQSKQPGFFYAVDFDSEKRIRNVFWLDVKAKQDYYSFSDAVHFDTFYVRSGYRVPFAPFVGVNHHRRYALLGCALIGEESESAYSWLFRTWRKAVGGGQAPGVMITDQDKVLSDVVAEVFPTARHCFSLWSVVSKVPEMVNPLDDGFTECFRDCVDGAWTDEQFERSWSEMVGKFELNENEWLHSLFRDRKKWVPRYFHGLSFAGLSGPERSGSVVSHFDKYMNSEATFNEFFELYTKFLQYRYDVEAKDDLDSQSKEPTLRSSLAFEKQLSLIYTDAAFKKFQTEVLGVVSCQLQKEREDETTAIFRVEDFEKRRNFFVSVKKEVLDVCCSCYLFEYQGFLCKHAMLVLQNSDVSCVPSQYILKRWSKKGNNREEKHEEGAAVDNRMSRFDDLCKRFVKLGEVASLSDEAYKTALQFLGKNLKRCVRLNNSSKFPSEPGLENEGTLDCASKLSRKKKTQKKRKAYNGPEDVTNGSEELRQEPEQVSSRAPTFENCYIPQAADMEATELGSRAAPLGMYYSTQQTIGFSSVSSVQDGYYYGHPATIQAMGNLHSVHGRMNQYETQPSIQGAFQGQSAIRGCYDMEETLQDMFHGSGPSHPGDHRLSH